Proteins from a single region of Syntrophales bacterium:
- the atpG gene encoding ATP synthase F1 subunit gamma yields the protein MAALKDIKRKISAVQKTKQITKAMNMVAASKFKSAQLRMDNFRPYAIKFMDVMSSLALRVDASSHPLLAVRPAKRIRIIVMTSDRGLCGGFNTNLIKTTEKFIAAKRQEGAEVSLVSVGRKGRDSFRKKEKIVSEWVDQLGRFTMNLGVQIGEDIIPPFLAEEYDELYLIYNEFRNVSVQRPSVVRLFPLPTIGQQEEVEPEKRLDYIYEPSEEYLLDKMLRMYVHVLLFRALLETSAGENGARMAAMDNATKNCEELITSLSLKYNKARQAAITAELMDIVGGTEALAKG from the coding sequence GTGGCCGCACTAAAAGACATCAAACGAAAGATATCCGCCGTCCAGAAGACGAAGCAGATCACCAAAGCCATGAACATGGTGGCCGCTTCCAAGTTTAAATCGGCGCAGTTGCGGATGGACAATTTCCGACCCTACGCCATCAAGTTCATGGACGTCATGAGCAGCCTTGCTCTCCGTGTGGATGCCTCCTCGCATCCGCTCCTGGCGGTGCGTCCGGCCAAGCGGATCCGGATCATCGTCATGACCTCCGACCGGGGTCTCTGCGGCGGATTCAATACCAACCTGATCAAAACGACGGAAAAGTTCATCGCCGCCAAGAGACAGGAAGGAGCCGAAGTCTCCCTGGTGTCCGTCGGACGCAAGGGAAGGGACTCCTTCCGGAAAAAAGAGAAGATCGTCAGCGAGTGGGTGGACCAGCTCGGCCGCTTCACCATGAACCTGGGCGTGCAGATCGGCGAGGACATCATTCCCCCCTTCCTGGCGGAAGAATACGACGAGCTCTACCTGATCTACAACGAGTTCCGGAACGTGTCTGTCCAGCGGCCCTCTGTCGTCCGTCTTTTCCCCCTCCCGACCATCGGGCAGCAGGAAGAGGTGGAACCGGAAAAGCGGCTCGATTACATTTACGAACCTTCCGAGGAGTACCTTCTGGACAAGATGCTCCGGATGTATGTCCATGTCCTTCTCTTCCGGGCCCTCCTGGAGACGAGCGCCGGGGAGAACGGCGCCCGGATGGCCGCCATGGACAATGCGACGAAGAACTGCGAGGAGCTGATCACCAGCCTTTCCCTCAAGTACAACAAGGCCCGGCAGGCCGCCATCACCGCCGAACTGATGGACATCGTCGGCGGCACCGAGGCCCTGGCCAAGGGATAA
- the atpA gene encoding F0F1 ATP synthase subunit alpha, with protein MESIKAEEISQIISKQIKDYQKKLDISETGTVLSVGDGIARVYGVQNAMAMELLEFPGGILGMVLNLERDNVGVAVLGEVTHIKEGDIVKRTGKIAQVPVGEAILGRVIDGTGAPIDGKGPIETTEYRRIEMVAPGVIHRQPVNQPMYTGLKAVDAMTPIGRGQRELVIGDRQIGKTAICVDAILRQKDTGVKCIYVAIGQKKSTVAQVVENLRKYGAMAYTCVVSACASDPATLQYIAAYAGCSIGEYFRDRKQDALIIYDDLSKQAVAYRQISLLLRRPPGREAYPGDIFYNHSRLLERAARVSEDLGSGSLTALPIIETQAGDVSAYIPTNVISITDGQVYLEPSLFYSGIRPAINVGLSVSRVGGAAQVKAMKQVAGTLKLDLAQYRELAAFAQFGSDLDKATQSQLDRGVRLVEILKQPQFQPMSLGMQVAILFAGTRGFLDKYDVDKLKNYEPQMLSFVESKYPEVLKEIDEKQVISPELEKKMRDILTEFDTVYVA; from the coding sequence ATGGAGAGCATCAAAGCAGAAGAAATCAGTCAGATTATATCCAAGCAGATCAAGGACTACCAGAAGAAGCTGGATATCAGCGAAACCGGCACGGTCCTCTCCGTGGGAGACGGTATTGCCCGAGTATATGGCGTACAGAACGCCATGGCCATGGAGCTCTTGGAATTCCCCGGCGGAATTCTCGGCATGGTGCTGAACCTGGAACGGGACAATGTCGGTGTGGCCGTCCTCGGCGAAGTGACCCACATCAAGGAAGGGGACATCGTCAAGCGGACCGGGAAAATCGCCCAGGTCCCCGTCGGCGAGGCCATCCTCGGCCGCGTCATCGACGGTACGGGAGCCCCCATCGACGGCAAAGGCCCCATCGAAACGACGGAGTACCGCCGGATCGAGATGGTCGCCCCCGGTGTCATCCATCGCCAGCCGGTCAACCAGCCCATGTACACGGGCCTCAAGGCCGTCGACGCCATGACCCCCATCGGCCGCGGACAGCGTGAGCTGGTCATCGGCGACCGCCAGATCGGGAAAACGGCCATCTGCGTGGATGCGATCCTTCGCCAGAAGGACACGGGCGTGAAGTGTATTTATGTGGCTATCGGCCAGAAAAAATCGACCGTCGCCCAGGTGGTGGAAAACCTGCGCAAGTATGGTGCCATGGCCTATACCTGCGTCGTCTCCGCCTGCGCCAGCGACCCCGCCACGCTGCAGTACATCGCCGCCTACGCCGGATGCAGCATCGGCGAATATTTCCGGGACCGCAAACAGGATGCCCTCATCATCTACGATGACCTTTCCAAACAGGCGGTCGCCTATCGCCAGATCTCCCTGCTCCTGCGGCGTCCCCCCGGCCGTGAAGCCTACCCCGGCGACATCTTCTACAACCACTCGCGTCTTCTGGAGCGTGCCGCCCGTGTCAGCGAGGATCTCGGCAGCGGATCCCTCACGGCCCTTCCGATCATCGAGACCCAGGCCGGCGACGTGTCCGCCTACATTCCGACGAACGTTATTTCCATTACCGACGGCCAGGTCTACCTGGAGCCGAGCCTCTTCTACTCCGGTATCCGCCCGGCCATCAACGTCGGCCTTTCGGTGTCCCGTGTCGGCGGCGCCGCCCAGGTCAAGGCCATGAAGCAGGTGGCCGGAACCCTGAAGCTCGACCTCGCCCAGTACCGCGAGCTGGCCGCCTTCGCCCAGTTCGGAAGCGACCTGGACAAGGCAACCCAGTCCCAGCTCGACCGCGGTGTCCGGCTTGTGGAAATTCTGAAGCAGCCCCAGTTCCAGCCGATGTCCCTCGGCATGCAGGTCGCCATCCTCTTTGCCGGCACTCGTGGATTCCTGGACAAGTACGATGTAGACAAGCTGAAAAACTACGAACCGCAGATGCTGAGCTTCGTCGAAAGCAAGTATCCGGAAGTCCTGAAGGAAATCGACGAGAAGCAGGTCATCAGCCCCGAACTGGAAAAGAAGATGCGAGATATTCTCACCGAGTTTGACACGGTTTACGTCGCCTGA
- the atpH gene encoding ATP synthase F1 subunit delta, producing the protein MIGSEISKRYAKAFFELAGEENKYEVFYEDLNRFSGVLVSSKDLKEFFANPVFNHVEKKQIMDYLLERIELSPLTANFLGLLVDKGRIGLLDEIVASYRDMMDKVLMRVQVSVRTAYPLSPEQQASLLKQLEETTKKKADMTITEDASLLAGLVVRVGDKVYDGSVRTQLNNIRNLLGEEI; encoded by the coding sequence TTGATCGGCAGCGAGATTTCCAAGCGATATGCCAAGGCGTTCTTCGAACTCGCCGGCGAGGAAAACAAGTATGAAGTGTTCTACGAGGATCTGAACCGCTTCTCCGGCGTTCTGGTCTCCAGCAAGGATCTCAAGGAATTCTTCGCCAATCCCGTCTTCAATCACGTCGAGAAAAAGCAGATCATGGACTATCTGCTCGAGCGGATCGAGCTGTCCCCCCTGACGGCCAACTTTCTCGGCCTCCTGGTGGACAAGGGACGGATCGGGCTTCTGGACGAGATCGTCGCCAGTTACCGGGACATGATGGACAAGGTCCTCATGCGGGTCCAGGTGTCCGTTCGGACCGCCTATCCGCTAAGTCCGGAACAGCAGGCCAGCCTCCTCAAGCAGTTGGAGGAGACCACAAAGAAGAAGGCGGACATGACCATCACGGAGGATGCCTCCCTTCTGGCCGGCCTTGTGGTTCGAGTGGGCGATAAGGTCTATGACGGGAGCGTCCGGACACAGCTGAACAACATAAGGAATCTCTTAGGGGAGGAAATATAA
- a CDS encoding ATP synthase F0 subunit B, with translation MKVRFTETMRSHGIFLALAFAGLLILAWSPDLLAAGGGEHGEEGGVDMKGFMFKVINFSVLVGLLWWLLAKKVKEFFVGRRAGIQAEIDETEAQKAEARKKYEEYSSRLTKMTDEISGISEMIKTQGQAEKEKIVADAKKAAEKIQEDTKARMEQEFLKGSAALRLEAAQLAVEMAEEILKKNITAQDHNEMVRDYLDKVVTKH, from the coding sequence ATGAAGGTTCGGTTCACGGAAACGATGCGCTCACATGGAATTTTCCTCGCCCTGGCGTTCGCGGGGCTCCTGATTCTCGCCTGGTCACCCGATCTTCTCGCAGCAGGCGGTGGAGAGCACGGCGAAGAAGGCGGCGTGGACATGAAAGGATTCATGTTCAAGGTCATCAACTTCTCGGTCCTCGTAGGCCTCCTCTGGTGGCTCCTGGCCAAAAAGGTCAAGGAGTTCTTTGTGGGACGGCGGGCCGGAATCCAGGCGGAGATCGATGAAACGGAGGCCCAGAAGGCCGAGGCCCGAAAGAAATATGAGGAATACTCATCCCGCCTGACCAAGATGACCGACGAAATCAGCGGCATCTCCGAGATGATCAAGACCCAGGGACAGGCGGAAAAGGAAAAGATCGTCGCCGACGCCAAGAAGGCAGCCGAAAAAATTCAGGAAGACACGAAAGCCCGGATGGAGCAGGAATTCCTGAAGGGAAGCGCGGCACTCCGACTGGAAGCGGCGCAGCTGGCCGTGGAAATGGCCGAGGAGATCCTCAAAAAGAACATCACCGCCCAGGATCACAATGAAATGGTGCGGGACTACTTAGACAAGGTGGTGACCAAACATTGA
- a CDS encoding ATP synthase F0 subunit B, protein MIDIDYTLWIQLVNFIVLIFILNVLLYKPILGIMEKRKQQFDGARDEVRTLHESVEKKMAEYEEAVRKAKQAAMEQKAEYVKEGAEEARKIVDAVRGVIPKMMEEFQGKMNREIEEARGVLKNQSQRLSLEIAEKVLGRSLQ, encoded by the coding sequence GTGATTGATATCGACTACACCCTTTGGATCCAGCTGGTTAATTTCATCGTCCTGATTTTTATCCTGAACGTTCTCCTCTACAAACCCATTCTCGGGATCATGGAAAAGCGCAAGCAGCAGTTTGACGGCGCCCGGGATGAGGTTCGCACGCTTCACGAGTCGGTGGAGAAGAAAATGGCCGAGTATGAGGAGGCCGTCCGCAAAGCGAAGCAGGCCGCCATGGAGCAGAAGGCCGAATATGTGAAGGAAGGCGCCGAGGAGGCACGGAAGATCGTCGACGCGGTACGGGGCGTCATTCCGAAAATGATGGAAGAGTTCCAGGGAAAAATGAACCGTGAGATCGAAGAGGCCCGGGGCGTCCTGAAAAACCAGTCGCAGCGCCTGTCCTTGGAGATCGCTGAGAAAGTGTTGGGAAGGAGTCTCCAGTAA
- a CDS encoding polymer-forming cytoskeletal protein translates to MFGKKKADEIRAFLGNGSSFQGKLAFHGSIRVDGNVSGNITGDGLLVIGEGARIEADIEAPSVRIGGTVLGSIEARESIHITPTGSLRGDIRTAVFVCEEGGFFTGHCQMQQAGDSLPDDG, encoded by the coding sequence ATGTTCGGGAAAAAGAAAGCGGATGAAATCCGGGCATTTCTGGGCAACGGCTCGTCCTTTCAGGGAAAACTCGCCTTTCACGGGTCCATTCGGGTCGACGGCAACGTGTCCGGAAACATTACCGGAGACGGCTTGCTGGTAATCGGAGAGGGGGCACGGATCGAGGCCGACATCGAAGCCCCGTCGGTCCGGATTGGCGGTACCGTTCTGGGGTCCATCGAAGCGCGGGAATCGATCCACATCACTCCGACGGGGAGCCTTCGGGGCGATATCCGTACGGCCGTTTTTGTCTGCGAAGAGGGGGGGTTCTTCACCGGCCACTGCCAGATGCAACAGGCCGGTGACAGCCTCCCGGACGACGGCTGA
- the rodA gene encoding rod shape-determining protein RodA, translating into MKVDRRLLLNFDWTLFGMVLIICAIGLMNIYSTGYSLADARHTSLYIKQMQSLAIGVLAMFIAFSVDYRFIARHAYVIYGISIALLVAVFILGTAVKGSQRWINLGGFSFQPSEMMKLTLILVLARYLDEHRLPRPYRLRELAVPFLIVFLPFFIILKQPDLGTALMLLIIFISMIFFVGVRLKSVLLAAAGFLTLLPAAWFFLKDYQKQRLLTFLNPDQDPLGTGYHILQSMIAIGSGGLLGKGFLKGTQTQLKFLPEQQTDFIFSVFAEEWGFLGGLVLVLLFLALILWAVKIARHARDFTGMMIAFGIAMFLFWEVFINIGMVLGLLPVVGIPLPFFSYGGSSLVVMMTAVGLLLNISVRRYILQP; encoded by the coding sequence ATGAAGGTCGATCGCCGGCTCCTGCTCAATTTTGACTGGACGCTGTTCGGCATGGTTCTGATCATCTGTGCCATCGGACTCATGAACATCTACAGCACGGGCTACAGCCTGGCCGACGCACGTCATACATCGCTCTATATCAAGCAGATGCAGTCGCTGGCCATTGGCGTCCTTGCCATGTTCATCGCCTTCTCCGTGGACTACCGGTTCATTGCCCGCCATGCCTACGTCATCTACGGGATCTCCATTGCGCTTCTGGTCGCCGTTTTCATTCTCGGCACCGCCGTCAAGGGTTCTCAGCGGTGGATCAACCTGGGAGGATTCTCGTTTCAGCCGTCGGAGATGATGAAACTGACCCTGATCCTGGTGCTGGCCCGATACCTTGACGAACACCGCCTTCCGCGACCCTACCGCCTTCGGGAACTGGCGGTCCCGTTCCTGATCGTTTTCCTCCCATTTTTTATTATTCTCAAGCAGCCGGACCTGGGAACCGCCCTGATGCTCCTGATCATCTTCATCTCGATGATCTTTTTTGTCGGCGTACGGCTCAAATCCGTCCTGCTGGCGGCCGCGGGGTTCCTGACCCTGCTTCCGGCAGCCTGGTTTTTTCTGAAAGACTACCAGAAACAGCGTCTCCTGACGTTCCTGAATCCGGACCAGGATCCGCTGGGAACGGGCTATCATATCCTCCAGTCCATGATCGCCATCGGTTCCGGCGGCCTTCTCGGGAAAGGATTCCTGAAGGGGACCCAGACTCAACTCAAATTCCTTCCGGAACAGCAGACGGACTTCATCTTCTCCGTATTCGCCGAGGAGTGGGGCTTCCTGGGTGGCCTGGTGCTGGTGCTGCTCTTCCTGGCCTTGATCCTCTGGGCAGTCAAAATCGCGCGCCATGCCCGGGACTTCACGGGAATGATGATCGCGTTCGGGATCGCGATGTTTCTCTTCTGGGAGGTGTTCATCAACATCGGCATGGTACTGGGACTCCTCCCCGTGGTGGGAATACCCCTTCCCTTCTTCAGTTACGGGGGCTCCTCCCTGGTGGTGATGATGACCGCCGTGGGACTGCTTCTGAATATCAGCGTTCGCCGCTACATCCTCCAGCCCTGA
- the mrdA gene encoding penicillin-binding protein 2, translated as MASRHNRLNGHDSAEFHKRFRLLLLIVVCALSVLVVRMWHLQVIKGSELFQRSESNSLRNRTIRAVRGVILDRNRTVLVDNQAAFDILFHPQRAGNVRDVTHRFAALCRERSLPYPEEILEIRKTRSVEPLRIERNISREKLALVEAHALELPGMVSEVVPVRQYLQEEKMAHLIGYMGEISPEDLEREGMRYASGDMVGKFGVERYLDSPLRGTNGAENVVVNVVGKEVRILGRLSPIAGHNVVLNVDSVLQEAAWNALEGKPGAVVALDPRDGAVLALVSSPSFDPNLFRGGISARDWKRLSQDPAHPLENRAISGQYPPGSTYKLVVAAAALEEGLVTPDTAFHCNGSFTLGNRTFRCWQKHGHGRVSLHRAIVSSCDVYFYNLGKLLGVDKIAHYARAFGFGEITGIDLPREKGGTIPTRDWKLARFKTPWQPGETISIAIGQGYNTATPLQLALAYGALANGGTVWRPRVVRQIESIDGKVVQAFPPEKKNVLPLSEKNRLLLRDALWGVVNEPGGTGGALRRKEADVAGKTGTAQVVGYASDGKAKSFSGRFRDHALFVCFAPHENPEIVVAVIAENAGHGGSAAAPVARRVIDAYFEQKNKPGKEQTARPDTPPRVKPSLAAIRPDPARKEDP; from the coding sequence ATGGCAAGTCGGCACAACCGGCTCAATGGCCATGACTCCGCCGAATTCCATAAACGGTTCCGGCTGCTGCTCCTGATCGTCGTCTGCGCCCTTTCGGTTCTTGTGGTGCGGATGTGGCACCTTCAGGTCATCAAGGGAAGCGAGCTGTTTCAGCGCTCCGAAAGCAACAGCCTGCGCAACCGCACCATCCGGGCCGTACGGGGCGTTATCCTCGACAGAAACCGCACGGTGCTGGTGGACAACCAGGCCGCCTTCGATATTCTGTTTCACCCCCAGCGGGCGGGAAACGTCCGGGATGTGACACACCGCTTCGCCGCTCTCTGCAGGGAGCGTTCCCTCCCCTATCCGGAAGAGATCCTGGAGATCCGGAAGACCCGCTCCGTGGAGCCGTTGAGGATCGAACGAAACATCAGCCGCGAAAAGCTGGCCCTCGTGGAGGCCCATGCCCTGGAGTTGCCGGGAATGGTCTCCGAGGTCGTGCCGGTCCGCCAGTATCTCCAGGAGGAAAAGATGGCGCATCTCATCGGGTACATGGGGGAAATCAGCCCGGAAGACCTGGAGAGGGAAGGGATGCGCTACGCCAGTGGCGACATGGTCGGCAAATTCGGCGTTGAGCGATACCTGGACAGCCCTCTCAGAGGAACGAACGGGGCAGAAAACGTGGTGGTGAACGTGGTGGGCAAGGAAGTCCGGATCCTGGGCCGGCTCTCGCCCATCGCGGGGCACAACGTCGTCCTGAATGTCGATTCCGTACTCCAGGAGGCCGCCTGGAACGCCCTGGAGGGAAAGCCGGGGGCGGTGGTCGCCCTGGACCCCCGCGACGGAGCCGTGCTGGCCCTGGTCAGCTCCCCTTCCTTCGATCCGAACCTCTTTCGGGGAGGGATTTCCGCCAGGGACTGGAAAAGGCTGAGCCAGGACCCGGCTCACCCCCTCGAGAACCGGGCCATCTCCGGCCAGTACCCGCCGGGTTCCACGTACAAGCTGGTCGTCGCCGCGGCAGCCCTCGAGGAGGGACTTGTCACCCCGGATACCGCTTTCCACTGCAATGGATCCTTCACCCTGGGAAACCGGACGTTCCGCTGCTGGCAGAAGCACGGCCACGGCCGTGTATCGCTCCACCGGGCCATCGTCTCGTCCTGTGACGTCTATTTCTACAACCTCGGCAAGCTCCTCGGGGTCGACAAGATCGCCCACTATGCCCGCGCCTTCGGGTTTGGTGAGATTACCGGCATTGACCTGCCGCGGGAAAAGGGCGGCACGATCCCGACGAGGGACTGGAAGCTCGCCCGCTTCAAGACCCCCTGGCAACCGGGAGAAACCATCTCCATTGCAATCGGCCAGGGTTACAACACCGCAACGCCGCTGCAGCTTGCCCTGGCCTACGGCGCCCTGGCCAACGGGGGTACCGTGTGGCGTCCCCGTGTCGTCCGCCAGATCGAATCCATTGACGGCAAGGTCGTCCAGGCCTTTCCGCCGGAGAAAAAAAACGTCCTTCCGCTCAGCGAAAAGAATCGCCTTCTCCTCCGGGATGCCCTGTGGGGGGTCGTGAATGAACCGGGCGGAACCGGCGGGGCGCTCCGCCGGAAGGAAGCCGACGTGGCCGGGAAGACGGGCACAGCCCAGGTCGTGGGATATGCCTCGGACGGGAAGGCCAAAAGCTTCTCCGGCCGATTCCGCGACCATGCCCTGTTTGTCTGCTTCGCTCCCCATGAGAACCCGGAGATCGTCGTCGCCGTTATCGCGGAGAACGCCGGACACGGCGGCTCGGCAGCCGCTCCTGTAGCCCGCAGGGTGATCGATGCGTATTTCGAGCAGAAAAACAAGCCCGGAAAGGAACAGACCGCCCGTCCGGATACGCCTCCCCGGGTCAAGCCTTCCCTGGCGGCGATCCGGCCGGATCCAGCCCGGAAGGAGGATCCATGA